GCTTTGCACCTACTATCCTGCGGTCATTGTGCCGTTTAGCTTTCAACTCCTATTGCtttacacctgctatcctacagttattatactatttagCTTTTAACTCTTATCACtttacacctactatcctgcAGTTACCTTGCTGTTTAGCTTTTAACTCCTATTACtttacacctgctatcctacAGTTATTATGCTGTTTAGCTTTTAACTCTTATTACTTGCACCTACTATCCTGCGGTCATTGTGCCATTCGGTTTTCAGCTCTTGTTGCTTTGCAATCCTGCTGCGACATTAGCACCGGATCCTTGCACTCAATGTTCTGTCGCTGATATGTTATATAGCCTGTGACAACATCTGCACTACCTTTTTCACTACCTTCAGCAGGTCAAAACAACAGTTCTACCACACCAAACATACCACTGCAGCAACACAGTGACTATGGAGTCGATTCTGCAGAACAAAGCCGCTTACCTGGACGGGCCCGGGGCCCAGTTAGTGGTGCGAGGCTCCCCTTTCCCAAAAGCCGGTAATGGAGCAATCTTAGTCCGCAACGCTATTGTCGCCATCAATTCACTCTACTGACATAGGCAGGACAACGGAATGTTCATTAAGTAATGGCCTGCCGTGTTTGGCTGCGATGTGGCAAGCGGGGTGCATGAGATAGGGCCTGGCGTTGATCTGTTCGAGTTTGGTGGTTGCGTGATTGAACAAGTCAGCTCAGTATAAAATCAGAGTAAGGACATACTGACGAATGTGTTCGATAGCCATGCCACCAACCTGTAGAGTGGCCGCCCACAAGACGATGCTTTTCAGCTATACACTGTCTTGTCCGAAGACAAGGCGGCTCAACTCCCCTGGTCCATCTCGTTCACTGATGGCGTTGTGCTTCACCTTGCACTTGAAACAGCTATTTGCGCGTTACAGTTTGACCGGCGCAACCCGCTCCCGGACTACCTGCCAGGCATGCACACGCCAGCACTGGCTCTACCATACCCTTCACTGAAAGATTCGAGGCCTACCGCAGGAAAGGTGGTTGTTGTAAACGGTGGTTCGTCTTCCGTCGGCTCTGTGACCACTCAGCTCGCTGCAGCCGCTGGAATCCATGTTATCACCGTAGTGGGTGCGCGACATTTCGACCTGTCGAAGCGCAGCGCAGCAGAGCGTCCGAGTGTTTAGATCACAAGCATCCTTTCTTGGTAGAAAATGTCGTTGAGGCAATCCGCAGGTCTGAACAAGAATCTGCCGGCATTGCTGATGCCATCTCGATCTCCGACACCATCGCCACAGATCTAGAGATCTTCGGTCATCTCGGTGGGGGCCACTTTGCGCTTACTCATCCTCACATGGGTAAAGAGGTGGTTCCCGATAGCATTGAGATAGGAATGATCTGGTCTGGAGGCGTCAACGAGATTACGGGTCCCGTTTGGAGGGCCTGCATTGGAGCCGCCTTGGAGTTTGGCAAGCTCAAGTATCTTCCCCCACCTAGCGTTGTTGGCAAGGGTCTGGAGCACATCCAAGAAGTACTGAAGCTATCGAAAGCTGGCGTCAGTGGAACTGGATTGGTCGTTGAATTGTGACGGACAAACTGGGCAGAGACAGCTGACGACAGACCACTCGCTAGACACAAAACCTCACACACACGCTGATCAGTGCTGTAGTATTACCCAATCGAACGTGTATAGCGCTAGTTTTAACATTGTTCTCTTATCGTGCCAGCGCAGTGTGTCAACATCGCAGGTTTTCTTACGGAGCTAGCCAACAATCGACGGCATAGTCCCCAAAGCTTAGAGTCGAGTCGGGAAACCTGTGGATCCACGAAACCATTTGTCGGCACGCTCCATGTACTTTGGTCATACCTCCGATGCACTGACTGCGCAGTCTCTAACTATGGGCTCTTCCCATCTTTTATTGTATCGCTGACAGACTGATAGCCTCGAGTGCGGGTTTCCCATCTTCAACGCATGTTAGTACAACGCTCTCTGCGATTATACAAGCCGCCATCAACTTTTATCAAACAATCTGTACCTCGGAGTCCTAGCCAATCAGGCTGGACACAAAGTTCAGGTCAAAACATCTAGAGCTGGGGGTCGCACACCAAAAGGGATCAAATTGTCATTGCACAAACCTCCTTATAGAAGCACAGCCCCAGTGCGAACGACACCACTATCGTACAAACAATAACATAGAGTGTGAGGACTCGTAATCAATAATTAAGCGTTGTCTACTGGGCTTTCTGGTGATATTAAGAACACCGCTGGTATGTTCCGCAGCTAAAAGGCTTCCTGTCAGGGTGCTACTACCCCGTCTCATGCTCACAGAGACTGTAGTAATCAATTGATGATGTTGGGCCCTGTCATGTTGCCTATCCAGTTTCGCGATGCGGTCGAAAGTGGGAGCATTCACACCCAAGAGTGGGAGAGATTGAAGCTGTAGCTTGATTGGTCCGTCGAGATGAACGGTCCGCTCTGCACACTGAGCCGCCCCCGCAACTTGGCGCAACTATCGGGGGCTCCACCATTATCTTTCGCTTGTCAAAGCCCCGATGATTTATCCTGGCAAACCCCAGGTTATAAGGCACTATTGCAGATAGGGGGAGATAGGATACACTAGAAGATAGGCGTGAGCCTGGAACGGACTGGCTTGTCCCACTCTCGCGAAAGCCATGCTTTAGTTTCCCAGGCCGGTAGCCGTTCGAGGATTCGAGTATGGAACTAGTGATAGTTTAATATATAATGAGACCCTCATCATTGAGGCCGATCCTAAGCTACCGCATTCTGACTCCAAGGGTGTGGCCACTCAATTACAACCTCAGAGCCCACTCGCCGATCCAACACTCTGCAGCAGTTTAGGCATTATCTTCGACCTCTCTCTACGTCTTCTACTTATGACGACGGAGAAAGCACCAGACTTGGCCATGTCAGAGAAGATGGCCGATCTAGAGAAAGCTGATGCGTCTACACATCGATCACCATCTACAGTTGAACTCGGCATCAGCCAGCCAGTCAATACTCTTCAGCGCTTTTGTGATAAACTCGATGCGGTATGTGGTGTCGAGGCACGGGGTATCGAACGGATTCCAGAGGAGTTGCGAGAGCGAGATATGTCCTTTAAGGACTATCTTCACATGTACATCATGTATGTATCCTCGATCCACAGCGTCTGTAGATGTTGACAATACAACAGTTGGTTCTCCATGAACTGCACGGCCAATCAATTGACTCTGGGTGTACTCGGTCCTGTCAGCTATGGCCTGGGGCTGACAGATTCGATCCTCATCTGCATGTTTGGCACCATCTTCGGATCCATCTGCACCGGCTACATCTCGACTTTTGGCCCTCGATCAGGACTTCGCACACTGAATGTTGCTAAGTACACAATGGGATGGTGGCCATCCAAGCTTTGTGTTCTTCTGAACCTCGCCATTGAGATCGGATACGGACTCATCGACTGCCTTGTCGGCGGGCTGATTCTCTCTGCTGTTAACGGTGGAGGTATGTCTGTCATTGTGGGTATCATCATTGTTGCACTCATCACCTGGGTTGTAGTCACCTTCGGCATCAAGTAAGTGGTTAAAATCTTATCGCCGGATACAAACTGACAAGATCTCTAGGTGGTTCTACAAGTTCGAACAGTTCGTCTGGGCGCCCACCGTGCTCGTTCTCTTCGTCTTGATTGGTGTGGCTGGTCCACATTTTGACACCCACACACCTTCACGCGGAACTGGAGCAGTCCTTCACGGAAACCAGCTTTCATACTTCTTCCTAGTCGCCTCCGGACCGCTCAGCTGGTCTTCCGCATCTGCCGACTACGTTGTGTATTACCCGAAGACAACCAACCGCTGGGGAACTTTCGCTGCAACAACCTGTGGAATCACCACCGGCAAGCTCCTCATCGAGTTTCTGGGCATCGGTCTCGGTTCTGGTCTGCTACTGAATCCGAATTGGGAAAAGGCGTTCAACGACCATGGAATTGGTGCTCTCGTTGTCGAGTCTTTCAGCCCGCTCAATACATTCGGCAAATTCTGCTGTGTCATCCTTGCTGTGTGCATCGCGGCAAACAACATCCCTGGAACTTACGCCGCTGCGCTCAACTGGCAGCAGCTGGGTGCGCCGTTGGCCAAGATCCCCCGCCCAATCTGGAGCACTGTTAGTTGTATCTTATTTACAATCGTCGCTATTGCAGGTCGCGACTCGCTGTTCGATATCTTTATTAACTGGCTGAGTCTGATCGGGTACTGGACAATCATCTGGATCACTATGACCATCCAAGATGAGTTCATATTCCGGAAGGGTAACTTTGATTGGGAAATTTGGAACCGCAAGGATCTGCTCCCTCATGGGTTTGCCGCTTTGTTCGCCTTCATCATTGGCTGGGTGGGTGCGGTGCTGTGCATGTACCAGACATACTTCACTGGACCGATCGCAGCGCTTGTTGGCGATGGTGCAGATTTGGGATTGCCAGTTGCGTGTGGTTTGACCATGATTATATACCCGCCTGCTAGATGGTTGGAGTTGAAGTATGTTGGACGGTAGATGTGGCCCGCTTTGTTAGGGTAGTCTGAATGATATGTGCCGTAATGTCGGTTTTTACACATCTGCTTTGCTTTGAGACTGAGAACTTATATACGTCCGTCAACCATGCTTTGCGATAATGTTTTCAACCTGATCAGCTAACGTCTCTAAACCATCTTCCAAGCCTATCTTTCCGTTATCTCTTTTCTCGTACAACGTACCTCCCTCCGTCCAGATACGACGTAACGTGATCGGAGTCTTCCAAGGCCAATCTTCCTCCCAAGCCTGCTGCTCAAGCTTCTTAAACTCTTCCAGAGAAGTTACAGACACATCCCACTTCGCACCAGTCTGTTTCTCGAATTCGGCGACTGCGCCTTTACCCGTCGTCGTGAAGCAGTTGACTCTCAAAATTCTCTCCGAGTCCGCAGTCGGAGTTTTGAGCGCAGCAACAAGCAAACGTCCAACGTCCTTCATCGTTGTGAAACTGATTTCCTCCTCTCCGGTACCCAACAGCGTTGCCCTCTTCTCTCTGACGTTGAACGAGCCGATGCGTGGGTCTTTGTTCGGCGCGAAAAACAGATCAGAGTACGGTCCCGTGACCAGGTAAGTGACTTTTAAGTCTTTGACATTCTCGCGAATGAACTTTCGTACTTGCAGCTTCAGCTGATGGGGTTTTTCGTTAACCGAAGAAGGACCGTATTCGATGTCTGTGCCGAATTCAGATGGGTAGAAGTATTTGACTGTTGGTGAGTCTGAGGCGAGTTGTAGAAGGGAGATCTGGGTCAAGATGGCGTTGCGGCCGTGCGCTGTGATAACTGTGTCATACCCTGGTATAATTCAGTCAGTTGCCTATTTCTTCAGTCTTTCCTGTGGAGTAATGGCACGTACTCTCATAGACTTTCTTTACATCTTCTTCGGAGTTTACGTCGCCTACATTGATCTCAACACCCTTCTCTTTCCATCCACTGATCTCATCGGGTTTGTTCTTTACGGTCTCTGGCGATGTGAACAGTCCGATCTTGTCAAATGATGACCCAGCGTTGACGATTTCCCGAATGATGAAGTGACCGATGACGCCAGTGGCACCAAAGATAAGCACCTTCTTGGGTAAGTTGGACGCCATTTCAATTCGCAGTGCGCAGCTACAGTTCGTATGCAGTATCGAATGTAAAGTTCAGATATATGTTGTTGTGAGGTTCAACATGTAGGGCGTGCCAGAGCGGGGGTGCGGAAAATAGCGGAACACCATGCTCTGTAAGCAACAATGTCATGCTGAATAAAATTTCCAATCACTGTGACCAGATATCGATCGTGGACTCGGGTATCACCCCCGTTCTATGTTTGATGTTCACAGATCGAGCCCCTCTCGTGTTGCAAAAAAAACCGGATGCAACGGCACATTCTCTCTGCATTGTGAGAGGCACTTAGAAGAGCTGTATATTGTTGTTACAGGCCCGCAAGAAATACAATCCAGAAGACTACAGATTATTTTAGCTATTCATAGCTTTGCCGAACTGTTGTCAAAGATCCCCAGGCATTGCTTCCATAGAGCATGAGAGCCCGCACACCATGGTGTGCTGTTGTCACGTCATCACTCGCAATCGCACCATGAGAAAAAGTCAAGATCCATTTCATTCCATGAATTGAGTCAATGTAATCGCTGTTTCATACTAAATCGTGGTCATTGCAGACTCACATTCCCTCATACCCATGTACTGCTCAGACTTGGCTTAGTGAATGTAGCGAAACTCTGGGTGCCGGTAGCCAAGGTCGCGTATCTGCTCCTCGTTCAACCCGTTAAGACGGTGGTCACGCTTCCCTAGGTCGCGCTGCTTGTTCTCCCATTTACAGTACAAAATACCCGCGCATGACAAGATCAACACGCAACATTGACCTACTAAGTTGATGGTATGACCAGTGTGGTATTTTGGCGCATCATCGGAAGTGTATGACCAGGTAGAAAGAATACCACCAGCAGTACCAAGCGTGACGACGTATGCGGTAGTGACTGCGCGTACGGACGGGTTACCTGCGTTGTTGGTTGCCCAAGTTAGGAAGCCTGGGCCACCAGGAAACGCGCCAATCGTGATCAAGAAAATGCCTCCATATCGCGCATTGGGATCAGCGACCCAGCGAAGAATAGCGAAGCCAGCAATCGTGGGGATTGTGAAAATGGCCAGGTATAGACCACGGCGATTGGTCTTATCACTGAGGAATGCGACACCGATAGCGATAAAACACGCACATACGTAGGGAGGCACGGTGTAAAGCTGGGCTTTGGTAGCCGTCCAGCCTAGATCTCTCAAGATGGTGGGCTATAGCGTGGCTTTAGCAAGTATCGTATCATGAGAGTCGAAAAGCTTACCAGGAAAAGAGAGATACCCTGGACAGTAATGTTTATGAAGAAGAAACCGAAGGAGCAGATGTAGTTGGTGATGTTGAACAAGGCTCTCTTAACGTGGCGAGGTCGGACTTTCTCGTCCTCCCCGGCGCCGGTTTTCGAGATCAAGCGTTCGTGCGCAATCCTACGTTCGCGTGGGTTCAAAAACCAGCACTCTCCTGGACTTGTTGGCATCAGGAACGGTGCGCCGAGCCCGACAAGCATAGTAAAAAGGCCCTCGAAGAAAAATATGTTGCGCCAGGTGTGAATGATCATGGAGGATGCGCCCCAGGGAGGAATACGCGCCAGTCTAGACTCATCAGTCAGATTTGTACCTTCACGATGGACTAACGTTGGGGACTCACCCCGTAGCCAAGAGACCACCAAATGCACCGGCCAAACTAGCAGCTGAGACATAGATACCAATACGGAACAGCAGTTCATTGCGTTTGTAGAAGCAGGTAATGAAGAACGCAAGACCACTGGAAGATGTTAGTCCAGACGAAATTGATTGATGAGAGGCACTTACGGCATAACACCACCTTCGAAGACACCTAGTATAGCGCGTGCAGCCATCAATCCCTGAAAGCTTTGGACAAACGCTGTGCAGAGGGAAACAAATCCGAAGCCGACAACAAGAAGCGGCAGATACCACTTCGGGCCAATTTTCTTCAGAAGAATATTGGAAGGTACCTCGACAAACATGTAAATGATGTAAAATATCGACGTGACCCAGTTGAATCGTTTTCCGACAAGGTGCAGGTCCTTCTCCATACCCTGGATACGCGCGTTTCCAACATTGGCACTGCAAATTGTCAGAATATACTGGCTGCGCACATGACTGTTTACCTACCGGTCGAGGAAGCATAATAAGTAGAGGAACGTAGTCAGGGGTACGATGACTCTATCCAATTTTCGTCGAACCGCCGTTTCTTCTTCCTCAGTCCATGTAAATCCGTCTGTGGAGTGATCACTGGGCGATGTGAGTCCGCCCTCGTCTTCAACCTTTACACCAGTTCTTGTCAATGATAGTTTCCACTGTGTAACGTACAGAGAATAGACTGCTCCTTCTCAACAGCAGAAGGATCGTATTGCGCCATGCTGATAAGGTCTCTGGCGTTTTCCAACAGATGGGTTGGATCAATTTGTGTGAAGATTCTTCCTTCGTTGCGCTGTGGCTCCACACAGTCCAGTCCGTGAGTCAGAGGTATAGCGCGTTAGTCTGGGGTAAAGGATCTGGGGAAGAGCGCAGTCCATATAAGAATGAGGGCTGTCCGTTACGGCTTGCCTCAAAACGCTCACTGGCGTAATAACAGCGAAGGATCAGACTCTGGACGCAAGACTCGGCAGTTGATCTGAGAAGAGATAGATTCGGGCCTTAACTAGCTCTACAAAATAACCTTTCCGCGACAGGTGGACAGGTGGACAGTGTTCGAGCAAGGGTTCTTCACAGCGCAGATACTTAACGAATCCATCCAAGACCTGCAGCAAACGCCTTCGAGATGCAACGGCATTGTCTTCGGTTCGACACTTTGCGGGGCAGCTTCTTGGCTGGCATGGGTTGAGTCGTTGCAAAGCATGGGTAGCGGCCGGGGCATTCGATCGTCATGGGGCGCCTCTGCTTGGCAACGCGGGAAGGACTTGCTGGCGCTGGCAGGAGAAGCGAGTTCGGCAGATGAATACGACATCGTGATCCGCATGTTGGCTTTGAAGTACAATTGTATCAAGAAGAACGGGATTTGGGACATTCCGAAGCACCTCAAGAAGGTGATGTAGGCGTCGTCGCGGTACACGCCATGTGGTGAGGAGTTTTGTGGGTCGTCGTGAATTCAGCAGGCTTTGTCTCGGTGCCATGGTGGAGACCTGCACCATGATCAAGGACGGCTGCCGGACATCCGCGCATCCGCGGGCGACTCGTTGGTGAAAGCGCTCAAAACTTACGTGTCGTTGTTCACATGCTTTTGCAGGAGCGTTGTGCGACGGTGTATAATTAATCAAACCCGGGTGGCTCGTGCACCATCGCACCTTCATCGCCAGAATACGAAGTACCATCGTAAAGCATCACAGAACATGAGGCAACCCAAATCGGCCTTAGGCTGAAAACATTCTCAACGTCTAGCTATACTCTTAAAGCCTCACCCAACACTTTCCTTTCAGCCCCAAAAACACGTCTCCAAACCTGGTCCCACCAGCACTTCTTTGGGGCTGTGTTGTGCATTAGACAGCCTGGTCAGTTTGGGCGGCTTGCATGGCTTCAATTGCTTGCTTGCAATGTCTTGTTCTTTCACGGCAGTTGTGCCTTGCTCGATACCCTCGGTCTTGATAATCGACGAGTACTCTGGGTCCCGTGACTTCATTTGCTCAGATGTCCCTGGGATCGTGGAGCCATTGTTCTTGAGAAGTCATCTGGAAGTTATTGTTATCTTCTCTGCTGAGTTCGTTGAAATTCTGATTACTTCTTTCTCGGGTCTCTGCGGTACATCATCATACTCTACGGCCTCAACGAACTCCAATCTATATTCTCCAGACTCTTGTGTAGATCCCTCGCTCTTTCTTCCGCTGCTGCACGCTACTGTCGGTCTTGCCGGCATGGTGCCCTGTCTGCCATTCTGGAGAACCTGGCAAGTCGGACATATCATATGATAACGATCACCATCCTTGAGTATGAACTTAGCCGCTATTTCATGTCCACATGCTAACAAGTTCTCGATCTTGGCAAGTCAGTAGGCCCGAACCTCTCTCATCGCCATTGCTCGAGTTTGCCGTAAAACGTCCGGACAGACCTTTCCTGGACTAGCAACCTCTTCATATCTACCTGCACAGTCTTGACCCCATCTTTGACCTGCCCGACTCGTGCTCGTGCATCGTCGTGTTCTTTGCGCCGCTGATCTTCCGTCTCTCGGCTGCATTCTTCTCGCTCGTCCCCGATCCCACACGATTCCTTTACATGCTTGCAATCTTCTTGGTCACAATTCAAGTCGATACCAGAAAACGGCCACAGTCATACTCGATGACGAGTTCGGTGGGCATGTTTGATAGCCTTAGGCTTCGACATAGTCCTGGAAAGGATCGAGCGGGGTATGGCTCAAGATCTGGCCCCACTCGCAGTCACGTTCTATAGACTACTTCACATAGCTCAACATACTTCTACCCGCTGCGCCAATAGATCTCCCGCTGTATGccgttttattattatttaagACCTTGGTTGCAGAAGCAGGCATAGGTGACGGTCGTTTGCTTGTTTCAAGTCAAAAGATCGATTGATACTGCCGCAGCAAAGGTATCATAACGCAAGCTATGTACGAAAGCAATGCAACAGGGACGATGCGCCCACCAACGCCCAGCTAATGCTATGTGTCCATACCCTATTTTGTGAACGTCTTGCTCCTCCCCGCAACTTCTTTCTGCGCCCTCGGCAGCCCCTTTGGCGCATCTGTCAGGCCTGCGAAACCTTGGAAACCCTTCTTCTTCCGGTCTTtcttgtccttcttcttgtccttTGCATCTTTCTTCGCCTGCTCATCTGCAGCATGTAGCACAGTCGGCGCGCTAGCGTAGTCAAATGCAGGCTCACCGGCGTCGTTCAGTGACGCAGCCTGtgcctccttcttcttttgtTTCTTCTCGGCCTTACGGGCAGCCTTTCGGGCGGCTCGCGCACTTTCCTCATCGTCCTCCTCATGTACACCGTCTAGCATGATCTCATCGTTCGTCATGGGGTCAAGTGCTGGTTTGGCAGGAGTTCCAGCCTCGGAGGCTTCAGCTCGCTTCCTCTTACGGCCACCAAGCTGCTTGACGACGAACATGTCCGTTCGCTGGTCTTCCTGTGGCCTATCCTCCTTGGGAACGTATGTGTGCTGTGGCTTCTCAGCTCTGGGTGTAGCTGTCTCTGCGGTGCCATTGGCTTCGGCGTAGATTTCGGCAGTCAAGGGTGGTAGAGGAAGGGCGAGGCCAATGTCGATAGTTCGTTGCCGGTCAAAATTTTGGGTCGAAGACCACAACGAACCCCAAAACCCTGAAGACGACATTCGTTCCGCTGGTAGGGCAGCATTGCTCTCTAACGGTATCGGTTCGGCGGCTGCCACGGTTGGTTCTAAGGCAGTCTTCTTTGGTACGTCCGATGAGTACTTCACTGCCTTCTCCGCTTCCCTCATGTCCGCAATCTTCGAGAGAACAGCGGCAAGCTCCGGCCCATCGATACCTTCTTCCTTTGCTTGCGCAATAACCCCTACGAGCTCATCCGCGTGTGCTCGGACAATGTGCGAAACATGCTGTATCGCGGTGTAAAGTGCTGGCTTGTCCACTGGCATCATGCGTGCTATACTGAATACTGCATGGTTCGGCATGATGAAGAATGGGCTCTCGTCCTCCTTGCGGCTTAGACTATCGCGCCACCTGTGTACCGCCTTGAACACTGCAAACTGCTGCGACGAGAAAGTAACAGGCGATCTTGAGATGACCTTATACCAGCCGACCGGCCCAAGACCCAGCTCGCGGTCATATACTGGATGCTCGTATCGCTGCAATGCGTACTCTTTCGACTTTTCCTGAACATCGTGGACCTTATTCTTCTCAGGATCCGAGAAGTCCGACTTGTCCACCAATTCGTTTCGCATCTTGTCGTAAACGTAGAGTAGGAAGTGTGTATCTGCGCGAGCATAATCAAAGAGCTCCTGGCTTAAAGGTCGAGTTCGCCAATCGGCCATCTGATATTGCTTTTGTGCTTTGAAGTTGACGTGCCTCTCAAGCAGATACGCCAGACTCGCGCCTGGGTAGCCAAGTGAACGCGCCGCATGGTAGGTGTCGAACAAGCCGACTAGGTACAGTCCAAGATCC
The Ascochyta rabiei chromosome 17, complete sequence DNA segment above includes these coding regions:
- a CDS encoding Adenylosuccinate synthase; amino-acid sequence: MAQYDPSAVEKEQSILYEGGLTSPSDHSTDGFTWTEEEETAVRRKLDRVIVPLTTFLYLLCFLDRANVGNARIQGMEKDLHLVGKRFNWVTSIFYIIYMFVEVPSNILLKKIGPKWYLPLLVVGFGFVSLCTAFVQSFQGLMAARAILGVFEGGVMPGLAFFITCFYKRNELLFRIGIYVSAASLAGAFGGLLATGLARIPPWGASSMIIHTWRNIFFFEGLFTMLVGLGAPFLMPTSPGECWFLNPRERRIAHERLISKTGAGEDEKVRPRHVKRALFNITNYICSFGFFFINITVQGISLFLPTILRDLGWTATKAQLYTVPPYVCACFIAIGVAFLSDKTNRRGLYLAIFTIPTIAGFAILRWVADPNARYGGIFLITIGAFPGGPGFLTWATNNAGNPSVRAVTTAYVVTLGTAGGILSTWSYTSDDAPKYHTGHTINLVGQCCVLILSCAGILYCKWENKQRDLGKRDHRLNGLNEEQIRDLGYRHPEFRYIH
- a CDS encoding Vitamin B6 transporter translates to MSEKMADLEKADASTHRSPSTVELGISQPVNTLQRFCDKLDAVCGVEARGIERIPEELRERDMSFKDYLHMYIIWFSMNCTANQLTLGVLGPVSYGLGLTDSILICMFGTIFGSICTGYISTFGPRSGLRTLNVAKYTMGWWPSKLCVLLNLAIEIGYGLIDCLVGGLILSAVNGGGMSVIVGIIIVALITWVVVTFGIKWFYKFEQFVWAPTVLVLFVLIGVAGPHFDTHTPSRGTGAVLHGNQLSYFFLVASGPLSWSSASADYVVYYPKTTNRWGTFAATTCGITTGKLLIEFLGIGLGSGLLLNPNWEKAFNDHGIGALVVESFSPLNTFGKFCCVILAVCIAANNIPGTYAAALNWQQLGAPLAKIPRPIWSTVSCILFTIVAIAGRDSLFDIFINWLSLIGYWTIIWITMTIQDEFIFRKGNFDWEIWNRKDLLPHGFAALFAFIIGWVGAVLCMYQTYFTGPIAALVGDGADLGLPVACGLTMIIYPPARWLELKYVGR
- a CDS encoding exosome nuclease subunit; the encoded protein is MESFKLLQDDISKALVSTTRSATRIAGADIAFQRSLNPDVGTALDTQNGRLLHLAQRLLENAAASSDAVGPKLPDVESIDGNWRAVVDVIDSLLEKADTSLDEYTGVVKRLSPGADQAAVKPRPNIAERKHIAKPQLTFENVPTNDETGGFRPLLVTKPHAKIPLEKCLETFKDSKGREQYPHPYQAEIEAYEYPPAVYQHAEPKQYPPFEETTATFVDTPEALAAMLAELKTARELAVDLEHHDNRSYIGMVSLMQISTRDKDWIVDTLKPWRRKLECLNEVFADPGILKVLHGSYMDVIWLQRDLGLYLVGLFDTYHAARSLGYPGASLAYLLERHVNFKAQKQYQMADWRTRPLSQELFDYARADTHFLLYVYDKMRNELVDKSDFSDPEKNKVHDVQEKSKEYALQRYEHPVYDRELGLGPVGWYKVISRSPVTFSSQQFAVFKAVHRWRDSLSRKEDESPFFIMPNHAVFSIARMMPVDKPALYTAIQHVSHIVRAHADELVGVIAQAKEEGIDGPELAAVLSKIADMREAEKAVKYSSDVPKKTALEPTVAAAEPIPLESNAALPAERMSSSGFWGSLWSSTQNFDRQRTIDIGLALPLPPLTAEIYAEANGTAETATPRAEKPQHTYVPKEDRPQEDQRTDMFVVKQLGGRKRKRAEASEAGTPAKPALDPMTNDEIMLDGVHEEDDEESARAARKAARKAEKKQKKKEAQAASLNDAGEPAFDYASAPTVLHAADEQAKKDAKDKKKDKKDRKKKGFQGFAGLTDAPKGLPRAQKEVAGRSKTFTK